The DNA window CACACTCGCGGGCGTCCGGATCGTGCCGGCACCGCCAGATCTTCTGCGCGTTGCGCCAGGCGACATCGCGGGTGTACTCGACCAGTTCCCCCTGGTACCAGTCGTCGATGTCACCGTTGAGCATGTCGATGAGCAGCTGCCACCGCTCCAGGTAACCCCGACGCAGGCCGGGGATCTTGTCCGCGAAGATGTTGTTGATCTCGAGGTAGTCGTGGTGCTGGTCGCTGCCGTCGACCGGCTCCGACTCCAGGTGGTCGAACGTGGTGACCAGGGCGAACGGCAGGTCGAAGTTGATGTGCGCGTTGACCCCGGCCGCCGCCGACGGCAGCGGGCGGGCGTCCGGCCCGCCCATCCGCTCGAACAGGCACGACCACGCCTTCGGGGTGCCCGGGCTGGAGTCGGTCCACAGTCGCATCGCGTCGAAATACC is part of the Micromonospora cremea genome and encodes:
- a CDS encoding DUF5995 family protein gives rise to the protein MTGPVWGPVHRDIVDLLADHPADVPAVVDHLTKLQDLLVRLPPLEESCPLADFNKLYLTITSSVLDGLYDDRFVDPAFLSRLDVEFAARYFDAMRLWTDSSPGTPKAWSCLFERMGGPDARPLPSAAAGVNAHINFDLPFALVTTFDHLESEPVDGSDQHHDYLEINNIFADKIPGLRRGYLERWQLLIDMLNGDIDDWYQGELVEYTRDVAWRNAQKIWRCRHDPDARECERTRLDDNAAALGRLLLSPLGAFLQ